One part of the Lycium ferocissimum isolate CSIRO_LF1 unplaced genomic scaffold, AGI_CSIRO_Lferr_CH_V1 ctg5233, whole genome shotgun sequence genome encodes these proteins:
- the LOC132044787 gene encoding uncharacterized protein LOC132044787 isoform X4, protein MGKNQAYKAMQRARLGSSSGGPDDVDDGMVDGSFHTPEWHAARLASLKTSHTVTWEEFKKKQKEEEMRKGELEADKDKMMREYRAQLDAERASKLSQGRNHSSSKHSRKKDKKEKDKDTKKHRSKKRKHSRRYSDSSSSSSSSESSSSDDDEGGRESRKSRSKSKRRKKDKKHQSRSRSKQSTSDDEEAEGPLPLSRFFGSIKS, encoded by the exons ATGGGAAAGAATCAAGCATACAAAGCTATGCAGAGAGCAAGGTTGGGTTCAAGCTCAGGTGGAcctgatgatgttgatgatggaatG GTGGATGGTTCTTTTCATACACCAGAGTGGCATGCTGCTCGTTTGGCAAGCCTCAAAACTTCTCATACAGTTACATGGGAAGAGTTCAAAAAGAAACAGAAG GaagaagaaatgagaaaaggagAGCTAGAAGCAGATAAAGATAAAATGATGAGGGAATACAGGGCTCAGCTAGATGCTGAAAGGGCCAGCAAGCTCTCTCAGGGAAGAAATCATTCCAGCAGTAAACACAGTcgcaaaaagg ATAAGAAGGAGAAGGACAAAGATACAAAGAAACATAGAAGCAAAAAGAGAAAG CATTCAAGGAGATATTCGGATTCCAGCTCTTCTAGCTCATCATCTGAATCTTCAAGCTCTGACGATGATGAAGGTGGTAGAGAATCCAGAAAATCAAGATCTAAGTCTAAGAGAAGGAAGAAAGATAAGAAGCACCAGTCGAGGTCGAGGTCTAAGCAGTCTACAAGCGATGATGAAGAAGCTGAGGGTCCTTTGCCGCTTTCTAGATTCTTTGGCAGCATCAAAAGCTAA
- the LOC132044787 gene encoding uncharacterized protein LOC132044787 isoform X1 has product MGKNQAYKAMQRARLGSSSGGPDDVDDGMVDGSFHTPEWHAARLASLKTSHTVTWEEFKKKQKEEEMRKGELEADKDKMMREYRAQLDAERASKLSQGRNHSSSKHSRKKDKKEKDKDTKKHRSKKRKVRDRIDALRNFIWQGNKDKQAMHLVEWKSLITSKSKGGLGIRDLNASLLMKWLWRYNVEENSLRRRLIQDKYGQVGMRCIDIVTSPYGVGVWRSIRSHWDTLLKNSKIQVGNGRKTLFRADNWLGHGSLKDLFPDLLSISTSPNDYLSTAKGLQGWNITFRRDLNDWEIERVWSFLRPWKSSRGYQKQRISCSGIQAKMGPSQSNLPT; this is encoded by the exons ATGGGAAAGAATCAAGCATACAAAGCTATGCAGAGAGCAAGGTTGGGTTCAAGCTCAGGTGGAcctgatgatgttgatgatggaatG GTGGATGGTTCTTTTCATACACCAGAGTGGCATGCTGCTCGTTTGGCAAGCCTCAAAACTTCTCATACAGTTACATGGGAAGAGTTCAAAAAGAAACAGAAG GaagaagaaatgagaaaaggagAGCTAGAAGCAGATAAAGATAAAATGATGAGGGAATACAGGGCTCAGCTAGATGCTGAAAGGGCCAGCAAGCTCTCTCAGGGAAGAAATCATTCCAGCAGTAAACACAGTcgcaaaaagg ATAAGAAGGAGAAGGACAAAGATACAAAGAAACATAGAAGCAAAAAGAGAAAG GTAAGGGATAGAATCGATGCTTTAAGAAACTTCATTTGGCAAGGAAATAAGGACAAACAAGCTATGCATTTGGTCGAATGGAAGTCCTTAATCACCTCCAAATCAAAGGGGGGTTTGGGAATTAGGGATTTAAATGCAAGTTTATTGATGAAGTGGCTCTGGAGGTATAATGTGGAGGAGAATAGCTTACGGAGAAGGTTAATCCAAGACAAGTACGGCCAGGTAGGGATGCGGTGCATAGATATTGTTACTAGTCCTTATGGAGTAGGGGTGTGGAGGTCCATCAGATCTCATTGGGACACACTTTTAAAGAACTCAAAGATTCAGGTTGGTAATGGAAGAAAGACTTTGTTTCGGGCGGACAATTGGCTCGGGCATGGAAGTTTGAAAGATCTTTTTCCTGATTTGCTCAGTATCTCTACCTCTCCAAATGATTATTTATCTACAGCTAAGGGATTGCAAGGATGGAACATTACATTTAGGAGGGATCTGAATGATTGGGAAATTGAAAGAGTATGGAGTTTTTTAAGACCTTGGAAGTCTTCCAGGGGTTATCAGAAGCAGAGGATAAGCTGCTCTGGAATCCAAGCAAAGATGGGGCCTTCACAGTCAAACCTGCCTACTTAA
- the LOC132044787 gene encoding uncharacterized protein LOC132044787 isoform X2 produces the protein MGRVQKETEEMRKGELEADKDKMMREYRAQLDAERASKLSQGRNHSSSKHSRKKDKKEKDKDTKKHRSKKRKVRDRIDALRNFIWQGNKDKQAMHLVEWKSLITSKSKGGLGIRDLNASLLMKWLWRYNVEENSLRRRLIQDKYGQVGMRCIDIVTSPYGVGVWRSIRSHWDTLLKNSKIQVGNGRKTLFRADNWLGHGSLKDLFPDLLSISTSPNDYLSTAKGLQGWNITFRRDLNDWEIERVWSFLRPWKSSRGYQKQRISCSGIQAKMGPSQSNLPT, from the exons ATGGGAAGAGTTCAAAAAGAAACAGAAG aaatgagaaaaggagAGCTAGAAGCAGATAAAGATAAAATGATGAGGGAATACAGGGCTCAGCTAGATGCTGAAAGGGCCAGCAAGCTCTCTCAGGGAAGAAATCATTCCAGCAGTAAACACAGTcgcaaaaagg ATAAGAAGGAGAAGGACAAAGATACAAAGAAACATAGAAGCAAAAAGAGAAAG GTAAGGGATAGAATCGATGCTTTAAGAAACTTCATTTGGCAAGGAAATAAGGACAAACAAGCTATGCATTTGGTCGAATGGAAGTCCTTAATCACCTCCAAATCAAAGGGGGGTTTGGGAATTAGGGATTTAAATGCAAGTTTATTGATGAAGTGGCTCTGGAGGTATAATGTGGAGGAGAATAGCTTACGGAGAAGGTTAATCCAAGACAAGTACGGCCAGGTAGGGATGCGGTGCATAGATATTGTTACTAGTCCTTATGGAGTAGGGGTGTGGAGGTCCATCAGATCTCATTGGGACACACTTTTAAAGAACTCAAAGATTCAGGTTGGTAATGGAAGAAAGACTTTGTTTCGGGCGGACAATTGGCTCGGGCATGGAAGTTTGAAAGATCTTTTTCCTGATTTGCTCAGTATCTCTACCTCTCCAAATGATTATTTATCTACAGCTAAGGGATTGCAAGGATGGAACATTACATTTAGGAGGGATCTGAATGATTGGGAAATTGAAAGAGTATGGAGTTTTTTAAGACCTTGGAAGTCTTCCAGGGGTTATCAGAAGCAGAGGATAAGCTGCTCTGGAATCCAAGCAAAGATGGGGCCTTCACAGTCAAACCTGCCTACTTAA
- the LOC132044787 gene encoding uncharacterized protein LOC132044787 isoform X3: MRKGELEADKDKMMREYRAQLDAERASKLSQGRNHSSSKHSRKKDKKEKDKDTKKHRSKKRKVRDRIDALRNFIWQGNKDKQAMHLVEWKSLITSKSKGGLGIRDLNASLLMKWLWRYNVEENSLRRRLIQDKYGQVGMRCIDIVTSPYGVGVWRSIRSHWDTLLKNSKIQVGNGRKTLFRADNWLGHGSLKDLFPDLLSISTSPNDYLSTAKGLQGWNITFRRDLNDWEIERVWSFLRPWKSSRGYQKQRISCSGIQAKMGPSQSNLPT, from the exons atgagaaaaggagAGCTAGAAGCAGATAAAGATAAAATGATGAGGGAATACAGGGCTCAGCTAGATGCTGAAAGGGCCAGCAAGCTCTCTCAGGGAAGAAATCATTCCAGCAGTAAACACAGTcgcaaaaagg ATAAGAAGGAGAAGGACAAAGATACAAAGAAACATAGAAGCAAAAAGAGAAAG GTAAGGGATAGAATCGATGCTTTAAGAAACTTCATTTGGCAAGGAAATAAGGACAAACAAGCTATGCATTTGGTCGAATGGAAGTCCTTAATCACCTCCAAATCAAAGGGGGGTTTGGGAATTAGGGATTTAAATGCAAGTTTATTGATGAAGTGGCTCTGGAGGTATAATGTGGAGGAGAATAGCTTACGGAGAAGGTTAATCCAAGACAAGTACGGCCAGGTAGGGATGCGGTGCATAGATATTGTTACTAGTCCTTATGGAGTAGGGGTGTGGAGGTCCATCAGATCTCATTGGGACACACTTTTAAAGAACTCAAAGATTCAGGTTGGTAATGGAAGAAAGACTTTGTTTCGGGCGGACAATTGGCTCGGGCATGGAAGTTTGAAAGATCTTTTTCCTGATTTGCTCAGTATCTCTACCTCTCCAAATGATTATTTATCTACAGCTAAGGGATTGCAAGGATGGAACATTACATTTAGGAGGGATCTGAATGATTGGGAAATTGAAAGAGTATGGAGTTTTTTAAGACCTTGGAAGTCTTCCAGGGGTTATCAGAAGCAGAGGATAAGCTGCTCTGGAATCCAAGCAAAGATGGGGCCTTCACAGTCAAACCTGCCTACTTAA